The Pseudomonas eucalypticola genome has a window encoding:
- a CDS encoding ABC transporter ATP-binding protein: protein MSNPPLLQVRNLRKHYTRPSRGWLAPPVHHRVVDGLDFDLGAGETLGLVGESGCGKSTTGKLVMRLTPANGGQVHLDGVDLLGLPLKQFNAWRPQLQMVFQDPGGSLNPVYTVAQSLEEPLKVHAPHLSASDRRDRVAELLQQVGLASSHGLRYPHEFSGGQRQRIAIARALALQPRVIVADEPVSALDVSVQAQVLNLMQDLKERHGLAYLFIAHDLAVVRHMSQRVAVMYRGRIVESAPCEALYRTPLHPYTRLLLESVPRLRGTPTTAVVAMPQVPSGPEACAFHDRCPRRTARCAEAAPLLREAAPAHSVACHHL from the coding sequence ATGAGCAATCCCCCCCTGTTGCAGGTCCGCAACCTGCGTAAACACTACACGCGCCCAAGCCGTGGCTGGCTGGCGCCCCCCGTGCACCACCGGGTGGTCGACGGCCTGGACTTCGACCTGGGGGCCGGCGAGACCCTGGGCCTGGTGGGCGAGTCAGGATGTGGCAAATCCACCACCGGCAAACTGGTGATGCGCCTCACACCCGCCAATGGCGGCCAGGTACACCTGGACGGCGTCGATCTGCTGGGCCTGCCACTGAAACAGTTCAACGCCTGGCGCCCGCAGTTGCAGATGGTGTTCCAGGACCCCGGCGGCTCGCTGAATCCGGTCTATACCGTAGCCCAGTCCCTGGAAGAACCACTCAAGGTGCATGCTCCGCACCTGAGCGCCAGCGATCGCCGCGACCGGGTGGCCGAGTTGCTGCAGCAGGTCGGCCTGGCCAGCAGCCACGGGCTACGCTACCCCCATGAGTTTTCCGGTGGCCAGCGCCAACGCATCGCCATTGCCCGCGCCCTGGCCCTGCAACCGCGAGTGATCGTGGCCGATGAGCCCGTGTCGGCACTGGATGTGTCGGTACAGGCCCAGGTGCTCAACCTCATGCAGGACCTCAAGGAACGCCACGGCCTGGCCTACCTGTTCATCGCCCACGACCTGGCGGTGGTACGGCACATGAGCCAGCGGGTCGCAGTGATGTACCGCGGCCGTATCGTCGAGAGCGCCCCGTGCGAGGCGTTGTACCGCACGCCCCTGCACCCCTATACCCGCTTGCTGCTGGAGTCGGTGCCCCGGCTGCGGGGAACGCCGACCACCGCCGTCGTGGCGATGCCCCAGGTACCGAGCGGGCCGGAGGCCTGCGCCTTTCACGACCGCTGCCCACGGCGCACCGCCCGCTGCGCCGAAGCCGCCCCGCTACTGCGCGAGGCAGCGCCGGCCCATAGCGTGGCGTGCCACCACCTGTGA
- a CDS encoding MalY/PatB family protein: protein MTHDFDRLWDRYHTGSRKWAQYGPQVLPLWLADMDFAVAPAIVQALGERLQHPLLGYSVAQDELRQTLVRHMAQAYDWTIDAQDLVFLPGVEPGISMALKGLVAPGAGVVVQTPNHQPLLSSPGYWQQTPVQLPFEADGSVDPARLASATRGAGAFLLSNPHNPLGKVFERAELHAIADACVANDLVLISDEIHADILFDGRRHTPIAALGPQIARRTVTLMSASKAYNIAGLKTAFAIIQDPELRQRFNASRQGMVDSVNVLGLVATQAAYAQAGDWLQQANAYLQGNRDFLVAQLARCFPGIHLHSPQGTFLAWLDCRALELGNPQQFFLQQAKVALSDGRDFGPAGAGFVRLNFGCPRALLAEGLDRLQASLQGR from the coding sequence ATGACTCACGATTTTGACCGCCTGTGGGACCGCTACCACACCGGTAGCCGCAAATGGGCGCAGTACGGTCCGCAGGTGCTGCCCCTGTGGCTGGCCGACATGGACTTCGCCGTGGCGCCAGCCATTGTCCAGGCCCTGGGCGAACGCCTGCAGCATCCGCTGCTGGGCTACAGCGTGGCCCAGGACGAGCTGCGCCAGACCCTGGTTCGCCACATGGCCCAGGCCTATGACTGGACCATCGACGCCCAGGACCTGGTGTTCCTGCCTGGCGTCGAACCCGGCATCAGCATGGCCCTCAAGGGCCTGGTGGCTCCGGGCGCGGGGGTGGTGGTGCAAACCCCCAACCATCAGCCGCTGCTGTCGTCCCCCGGGTATTGGCAACAGACGCCGGTGCAACTGCCATTCGAAGCCGACGGTAGCGTCGACCCGGCGCGCCTGGCCAGCGCCACCCGCGGCGCCGGCGCGTTCCTGCTGAGCAACCCGCACAACCCGCTGGGCAAGGTCTTCGAGCGCGCTGAGTTGCACGCCATCGCCGACGCCTGCGTGGCCAACGACCTGGTGCTGATCAGCGACGAGATCCATGCCGACATCCTCTTCGACGGCCGTCGGCATACCCCCATCGCCGCCCTGGGGCCGCAGATCGCCCGGCGCACGGTCACCCTGATGTCAGCCAGCAAGGCCTACAACATTGCCGGGCTGAAGACCGCCTTCGCGATCATCCAGGACCCCGAGCTGCGCCAGCGCTTCAACGCCAGCCGCCAAGGCATGGTCGACAGCGTCAACGTGCTGGGCCTGGTGGCCACCCAGGCCGCCTACGCCCAGGCCGGCGACTGGTTGCAACAGGCCAATGCCTACCTGCAAGGCAACCGTGACTTCCTCGTCGCACAACTGGCCCGGTGCTTTCCCGGCATCCACTTGCACAGCCCCCAGGGCACCTTCCTGGCCTGGCTCGATTGCCGGGCGCTGGAGCTGGGTAACCCGCAGCAGTTCTTCCTGCAGCAGGCCAAGGTTGCCCTCAGTGACGGCCGGGACTTCGGCCCAGCCGGCGCTGGCTTCGTGCGGCTGAATTTCGGCTGCCCGCGGGCCCTGCTCGCCGAGGGCCTGGACCGCCTGCAGGCCAGCCTGCAGGGCCGCTGA
- a CDS encoding TonB-dependent receptor plug domain-containing protein: MKPTGSGLSRTTTLGLLLCAINNPAAALAAQASSDDSTSSADTQLQKVVVTGTRQTGRTVAESLAPIQVISSKELQSSGYSDIGSALSALLPAVTFPRFNQGAAGLQRPFILRGLSPNQVVVLVDGVRYHTSATVNLNSDLARGSAPVDVASIPTSAIDHIEVLTDGASAQYGSDAIAGVVNIILKHGATPGANSIEAEFGKTKEGDGIHRSLAGSYGLDIGTDEHPGWARFSFNAANLDGTNRAQFGDQNAQTAAADGGYAYQNRGDSPETDYQGALNFHYQLSPDITTYGNVILGQREETTYGNYRTQNNSRNIKAIYPNGYLPEQVVTSNDLQTTLGFKGHNAADWDWKTYASYGENEVKLNAWNTLNVSYYNSYGYSPTHFYLGKYTSTDAQVGTEWSKEFKLGFLPNPLSFTWGAGVHREGYKIGAGEPSSYYALNGSAAGAQIRTGTTPDQTGSWSRDSLNTFVDLETDLTDKLSVGLAGRYEDYNEGVGSTSSGKLSLRYQLTNTLALRGTLSNGFRAPSLAQQHYQSINTSIVNQQLTQSGTYAVDSAAARALGAQDLKPEKSNNLSLGLVWSPTQDWDLTVDAYQITIDNQILYSDKILMPTGSALSDYFNGTVPGQQVTAAQFFVNAAKTQTRGIDLVSSHRFDLQEFGKLNLSASANYNKTRVLSINNSNSVLSQYSPSSQLFGPGSQSLLTDATPRTKYSLTADWSYDRWSVMVNQTRYGAVTRSPSSYPYAAGIEPQRYAARWITNASVSYRLGNWTLTAGADNLFDQYPSKVKSSNDQYLRNELPYDTGLSPYGANGAFYYTKLNYTF, from the coding sequence CGGCTACTCGGACATTGGCAGCGCCCTGAGCGCGCTGCTGCCCGCGGTGACCTTCCCGCGCTTCAACCAGGGCGCCGCCGGCCTGCAGCGGCCGTTCATCCTGCGCGGGCTGTCGCCCAACCAGGTGGTGGTGCTGGTGGACGGGGTGCGTTACCACACCTCCGCCACCGTCAACCTCAACAGTGACCTGGCCCGCGGCTCGGCGCCTGTTGACGTGGCGTCGATCCCGACGTCGGCCATTGACCACATCGAGGTGCTCACCGACGGCGCCTCGGCCCAGTACGGCTCCGACGCCATCGCCGGGGTGGTCAACATTATCCTCAAGCACGGTGCCACCCCTGGCGCCAACAGTATCGAAGCCGAGTTCGGCAAGACCAAGGAAGGCGACGGTATCCACCGCAGCCTGGCAGGCAGCTACGGCCTGGACATCGGCACCGACGAACACCCCGGCTGGGCACGGTTCTCGTTCAATGCAGCGAACCTCGACGGCACCAACCGCGCCCAGTTCGGCGACCAGAACGCCCAGACCGCGGCGGCCGATGGTGGCTATGCCTACCAGAACCGCGGCGATTCACCGGAAACCGACTACCAGGGCGCGCTGAACTTCCATTACCAGCTGTCCCCGGACATCACCACTTACGGGAACGTGATTCTGGGCCAGCGTGAAGAAACCACCTACGGTAACTACCGCACCCAGAACAACAGCCGCAACATCAAGGCCATCTACCCCAACGGCTATCTACCCGAACAGGTGGTGACCAGCAACGACCTGCAGACCACCCTGGGCTTCAAGGGCCACAACGCCGCCGACTGGGACTGGAAAACCTACGCCAGCTACGGCGAGAACGAGGTGAAACTCAACGCCTGGAACACCCTCAACGTTTCCTACTACAACAGTTACGGCTACAGCCCTACCCACTTCTACCTGGGTAAATACACCTCCACCGACGCCCAGGTGGGCACCGAATGGAGCAAGGAATTCAAGCTAGGCTTTCTGCCCAACCCGTTGTCCTTCACCTGGGGCGCCGGCGTGCACCGCGAGGGCTACAAGATCGGGGCCGGCGAGCCGTCGTCCTATTACGCGCTCAACGGCTCGGCGGCTGGTGCGCAGATCCGCACCGGTACCACCCCGGACCAGACCGGCAGTTGGAGCCGCGACAGCCTGAACACCTTCGTGGACCTGGAAACCGACCTCACCGACAAGCTGTCCGTAGGGCTGGCGGGGCGTTACGAGGACTACAACGAAGGCGTGGGTTCCACCTCTTCGGGCAAGCTCTCGCTGCGCTACCAGTTGACCAATACCCTGGCCCTGCGCGGCACCCTGTCCAATGGTTTCCGCGCCCCGTCCCTGGCTCAACAGCATTACCAGTCCATCAACACCAGCATCGTCAACCAGCAGTTGACCCAGTCGGGCACCTACGCGGTGGACAGCGCCGCCGCGCGCGCCCTGGGCGCACAGGACCTGAAGCCGGAGAAATCCAATAACCTGAGCCTGGGCCTGGTGTGGTCGCCGACCCAGGACTGGGACCTGACCGTCGACGCTTACCAGATCACCATCGACAACCAGATCCTCTATTCCGACAAGATCCTGATGCCTACCGGTTCCGCCCTGTCCGACTACTTCAACGGTACCGTGCCGGGCCAGCAGGTGACCGCCGCGCAGTTCTTCGTCAACGCGGCCAAGACCCAGACCCGCGGCATCGACCTGGTCAGCAGCCACCGTTTCGACCTGCAGGAATTCGGCAAGCTGAACCTGTCGGCCAGCGCCAACTACAACAAGACCCGGGTGCTGTCGATCAACAACAGCAACAGTGTGCTCAGCCAGTACTCGCCCTCGTCCCAGCTGTTCGGGCCGGGTAGCCAGAGCCTGCTGACCGACGCCACACCACGCACCAAGTACTCGCTGACCGCCGACTGGAGCTATGACCGCTGGAGCGTGATGGTCAACCAGACTCGCTATGGCGCCGTGACCCGCTCGCCCTCCTCCTACCCCTACGCGGCCGGGATCGAGCCACAGCGCTATGCCGCACGCTGGATCACCAACGCGTCGGTCAGCTACCGCCTGGGCAACTGGACCCTCACCGCCGGAGCCGACAACCTGTTCGACCAGTACCCCAGCAAAGTCAAATCCAGCAACGACCAGTACCTGCGCAACGAGCTACCCTACGACACCGGCCTGTCGCCCTACGGCGCCAATGGTGCGTTCTACTATACCAAGCTGAACTACACGTTCTGA
- a CDS encoding ABC transporter ATP-binding protein, which yields MNAPAPLLQVSDLHTCFHSRRGPLTVVAGVDLAVYPGEVVALLGESGCGKSATALSLMGLIPLRSGQVSQGQILFNGQDLRQLRRRQLDEVRGRDLAMIFQDPMSALNPVLSIGRQLRETLCRHLPLDAREADQEALRLLAEVGIPHPADCLKAYPHQLSGGLCQRVMIAMAVSCNPRLLIADEPTTALDVTVQRQVMHLLDGLRRRRAMALLLITHDLGVVAQYADRALVMYLGQVVEQGPVQRLFERPAHPYTRALLASMPDIDASPARLPGLAGQVPDLHQRPVGCAFAARCGHADDRCRAERPALAALTATRQVRCWHPLTESA from the coding sequence ATGAACGCCCCTGCCCCGTTGCTGCAGGTCAGCGACCTGCACACCTGCTTCCACAGCCGTCGCGGTCCCCTCACCGTGGTGGCCGGGGTCGACCTGGCCGTGTACCCTGGCGAAGTGGTGGCGCTGCTGGGTGAGTCCGGCTGCGGCAAGAGCGCCACTGCGTTGTCGCTGATGGGCCTGATCCCACTCCGCAGCGGCCAGGTGAGCCAGGGCCAGATCCTGTTCAATGGCCAGGATTTGCGCCAACTGCGCCGTCGCCAGCTCGACGAGGTGCGCGGTCGCGACCTGGCGATGATTTTTCAGGACCCCATGAGCGCCCTCAACCCGGTGCTTAGCATCGGCCGGCAACTGCGCGAAACCCTGTGCCGGCACCTGCCGCTGGATGCCCGGGAGGCCGACCAGGAGGCTTTGCGCTTGCTCGCGGAGGTGGGCATTCCCCACCCCGCCGATTGCCTCAAGGCCTACCCTCACCAATTGTCCGGCGGCCTGTGCCAGCGGGTAATGATTGCCATGGCCGTCAGTTGCAACCCGCGCCTGCTGATCGCCGATGAGCCCACCACCGCCCTGGACGTGACCGTGCAGCGCCAGGTCATGCACCTGCTGGACGGCCTGCGCCGGCGCCGGGCCATGGCGTTGCTGTTGATTACCCATGACCTGGGGGTGGTGGCCCAGTATGCCGACCGGGCCCTGGTGATGTACCTGGGCCAAGTGGTTGAACAGGGCCCGGTGCAACGGCTGTTCGAACGCCCGGCCCACCCCTACACCCGTGCCCTGCTGGCGTCGATGCCCGACATCGATGCCAGCCCCGCACGCCTCCCGGGCCTGGCCGGGCAGGTGCCCGACCTGCACCAGCGCCCGGTGGGCTGCGCCTTCGCCGCGCGCTGCGGCCACGCCGATGACCGCTGTCGGGCCGAACGCCCGGCGCTGGCCGCGCTGACGGCCACGCGCCAGGTGCGCTGCTGGCACCCCTTGACCGAGTCCGCCTGA